A single Brassica rapa cultivar Chiifu-401-42 chromosome A04, CAAS_Brap_v3.01, whole genome shotgun sequence DNA region contains:
- the LOC103863835 gene encoding protein IWS1 homolog A isoform X2, producing MDEDSVSSFGTPEMLARTGKAIASKPKEKEIPRYLRASTGSCHDICKYGKKQVTVEKPWRSTNRKIFKKVNDDALVETLKPGSSKTKKATTKKVTPGDDGSSSSEMMIKREVVKHQVSGMKKPEVLIIPSGDETPVKKKVTSSSSKLKLSPDLGARSVDAMKPKVLKKSYSALATSKSKVNSEKVASSSVLKPKMGSKSEDAKMKKATASSRVVLKKVPVTPRASLSPRLSMRLAGTSSLKKSQSLKAASSSSSNQKLRRVKRTEESDKQVDGYPVEEKTLHVVEMETKSKAVSEHDQNQQCVAEPFPPLLQTHSTEKDDECPVSETEEYDYPSGSNEAESVVDEEIETSNGAERKPRVRKEGESAEEAARKLHFRRGKVVDADDVGESARKLKFRRGRDVGEDKAQDAQVRRSFKKREDVKEDEEEDEDGEKVVLRHQDVQEKDAQGLLNNVIEETASKLVEARKSKVKALVGAFETVISLQESKPLANSETCNSSPV from the exons ATGGATGAAGACAGTGTGAGTAGCTTTGGAACGCCTGAAATGTTGGCAAGAACTGGGAAGGCAATAGCATCAAAGCCTAAAGAGAAAGAGATCCCTCGTTACCTCAGAGCATCCACCGGTTCTTGCCATGATATCTGCAAGTACGGCAAGAAGCAGGTAACCGTGGAGAAACCTTGGCGTTCCACCAATAGAAAGATCTTCAAGAAAGTGAATGATGATGCTTTGGTCGAAACTTTGAAGCCTGGCTCTTCTAAAACTAAGAAGGCTACGACAAAGAAGGTTACCCCTGGTGATGAtggctcttcttcttctgagaTGATGATCAAGAGAGAGGTTGTGAAGCATCAAGTGAGTGGGATGAAGAAGCCAGAGGTGTTGATAATACCATCTGGTGATGAAACTCctgtgaagaagaaagtgacATCATCAAGTTCTAAGCTCAAACTTTCACCAGATTTGGGAGCTCGTAGTGTTGATGCTATGAAGCCGAAGGTCTTGAAGAAGTCTTATTCAGCACTAGCAACGTCCAAATCTAAAGTAAACAGCGAGAAAGTTGCTTCTTCATCGGTTCTGAAACCCAAAATGGGATCAAAAAGTGAAGATGCAAAAATGAAGAAGGCTACAGCTTCCTCCAGAGTTGTTTTAAAGAAGGTTCCAGTGACTCCAAGAGCTTCTCTTTCTCCAAGACTATCAATGAGACTAGCTGGAACTTCAAGTTTGAAGAAGAGTCAGAGCTTAAAGgctgcctcctcctcctcctctaatCAGAAACTAAGACGTGTGAAGCGCACTGAAGAGTCTGACAAGCAGGTAGATGGTTATCCAGTGGAGGAGAAAACATTACACGTTGTGGAAATGGAAACAAAGAGCAAAGCTGTGTCTGAACATGATCAGAATCAGCAGTGCGTTGCTGAACCTTTTCCTCCTCTTCTACAGACTCATTCAACTGAGAAAGACGATGAGTGTCCTGTTTCAGAGACAGAGGAGTATGATTACCCTTCAGGAAGCAACGAAGCTGAGAGCGTAGTAGACGAAGAGATCGAAACCTCCAACGGAGCGGAGAGGAAACCAAGAGTGAGAAAGGAAGGAGAGTCTGCAGAGGAAGCTGCTCGGAAACTACATTTCAGGAGAGGGAAAGTTGTGGATGCTGATGATGTGGGCGAGAGTGCAAGGAAGCTCAAGTTTAGGAGAGGAAGAGATGTTGGTGAAGACAAAGCGCAAGATGCACAGGTCAGAAGAAGCTTTAAGAAGAGGGAAGACGTCAAagaagatgaggaagaagatgaagatggtgAAAAAGTTGTGTTGAGGCATCAAGACGTTCAGGAGAAAGATGCACAGGGACTGCTCAACAATGTCATCGAAGAAACAGCGAGTAAACTTGTTGAAGCTAGAAAAAGCAAAGTCAAAGCTTTGGTTGGTGCTTTCGAAACTGTCATCTCTCTTCAAGAGTCTAAACCTCTTGCTAACTCTG AAACTTGTAATTCGAGCCCGGTTTGA
- the LOC103863835 gene encoding protein IWS1 homolog A isoform X1: protein MDEDSVSSFGTPEMLARTGKAIASKPKEKEIPRYLRASTGSCHDICKYGKKQVTVEKPWRSTNRKIFKKVNDDALVETLKPGSSKTKKATTKKVTPGDDGSSSSEMMIKREVVKHQVSGMKKPEVLIIPSGDETPVKKKVTSSSSKLKLSPDLGARSVDAMKPKVLKKSYSALATSKSKVNSEKVASSSVLKPKMGSKSEDAKMKKATASSRVVLKKVPVTPRASLSPRLSMRLAGTSSLKKSQSLKAASSSSSNQKLRRVKRTEESDKQVDGYPVEEKTLHVVEMETKSKAVSEHDQNQQCVAEPFPPLLQTHSTEKDDECPVSETEEYDYPSGSNEAESVVDEEIETSNGAERKPRVRKEGESAEEAARKLHFRRGKVVDADDVGESARKLKFRRGRDVGEDKAQDAQVRRSFKKREDVKEDEEEDEDGEKVVLRHQDVQEKDAQGLLNNVIEETASKLVEARKSKVKALVGAFETVISLQESKPLANSGMCLEHEQS from the coding sequence ATGGATGAAGACAGTGTGAGTAGCTTTGGAACGCCTGAAATGTTGGCAAGAACTGGGAAGGCAATAGCATCAAAGCCTAAAGAGAAAGAGATCCCTCGTTACCTCAGAGCATCCACCGGTTCTTGCCATGATATCTGCAAGTACGGCAAGAAGCAGGTAACCGTGGAGAAACCTTGGCGTTCCACCAATAGAAAGATCTTCAAGAAAGTGAATGATGATGCTTTGGTCGAAACTTTGAAGCCTGGCTCTTCTAAAACTAAGAAGGCTACGACAAAGAAGGTTACCCCTGGTGATGAtggctcttcttcttctgagaTGATGATCAAGAGAGAGGTTGTGAAGCATCAAGTGAGTGGGATGAAGAAGCCAGAGGTGTTGATAATACCATCTGGTGATGAAACTCctgtgaagaagaaagtgacATCATCAAGTTCTAAGCTCAAACTTTCACCAGATTTGGGAGCTCGTAGTGTTGATGCTATGAAGCCGAAGGTCTTGAAGAAGTCTTATTCAGCACTAGCAACGTCCAAATCTAAAGTAAACAGCGAGAAAGTTGCTTCTTCATCGGTTCTGAAACCCAAAATGGGATCAAAAAGTGAAGATGCAAAAATGAAGAAGGCTACAGCTTCCTCCAGAGTTGTTTTAAAGAAGGTTCCAGTGACTCCAAGAGCTTCTCTTTCTCCAAGACTATCAATGAGACTAGCTGGAACTTCAAGTTTGAAGAAGAGTCAGAGCTTAAAGgctgcctcctcctcctcctctaatCAGAAACTAAGACGTGTGAAGCGCACTGAAGAGTCTGACAAGCAGGTAGATGGTTATCCAGTGGAGGAGAAAACATTACACGTTGTGGAAATGGAAACAAAGAGCAAAGCTGTGTCTGAACATGATCAGAATCAGCAGTGCGTTGCTGAACCTTTTCCTCCTCTTCTACAGACTCATTCAACTGAGAAAGACGATGAGTGTCCTGTTTCAGAGACAGAGGAGTATGATTACCCTTCAGGAAGCAACGAAGCTGAGAGCGTAGTAGACGAAGAGATCGAAACCTCCAACGGAGCGGAGAGGAAACCAAGAGTGAGAAAGGAAGGAGAGTCTGCAGAGGAAGCTGCTCGGAAACTACATTTCAGGAGAGGGAAAGTTGTGGATGCTGATGATGTGGGCGAGAGTGCAAGGAAGCTCAAGTTTAGGAGAGGAAGAGATGTTGGTGAAGACAAAGCGCAAGATGCACAGGTCAGAAGAAGCTTTAAGAAGAGGGAAGACGTCAAagaagatgaggaagaagatgaagatggtgAAAAAGTTGTGTTGAGGCATCAAGACGTTCAGGAGAAAGATGCACAGGGACTGCTCAACAATGTCATCGAAGAAACAGCGAGTAAACTTGTTGAAGCTAGAAAAAGCAAAGTCAAAGCTTTGGTTGGTGCTTTCGAAACTGTCATCTCTCTTCAAGAGTCTAAACCTCTTGCTAACTCTGGTATGTGCCTTGAGCATGAGCAAAGCTAA